One region of Cyanobium sp. M30B3 genomic DNA includes:
- a CDS encoding transposase: MYFLLDLVDELDLSQVLIPAQAKDPRREKGFDPRMLTLLLLYAYRVGIISYRRIERACYEDLAFRALTGNQQPDQ, translated from the coding sequence GTGTATTTCCTGTTGGATCTGGTGGATGAGCTGGATCTCTCACAGGTCCTGATACCAGCTCAGGCCAAGGATCCCCGCAGGGAGAAGGGCTTTGACCCGCGGATGTTGACGCTGCTATTGCTCTATGCGTACCGCGTGGGCATCATCTCCTACCGCAGGATCGAGCGCGCCTGCTACGAGGACCTGGCCTTCCGGGCGCTGACCGGCAACCAACAGCCTGATCAGTGA
- the istB gene encoding IS21-like element helper ATPase IstB: MTNSWVEPPSRAALETALPSLLKQLKLAQFRSQWQAAEQQAQADGWTPASYLYVLAEQEHQQRHQARLRRLLHEAQLPVPKTLAEFDWGAIPDLDRHQIEQLAHDTGWVDRSENLLLFGPSGVGKTHLAAGICRSLIALDRSARFFTATTLVQELQRAKADYALAKALNKLDRYALLVIDDIGYVRKDEAETSVLFELVMHRYERRSLLVTSNQPFSEWENVFSTSAMTVAAVDRLVDHSTLIQINGESYRRRRARRVGGAANR; encoded by the coding sequence ATGACGAACTCCTGGGTGGAGCCCCCCAGCCGAGCAGCGCTGGAAACGGCCCTGCCATCTCTCCTCAAGCAACTGAAACTGGCCCAGTTCCGCAGCCAGTGGCAGGCGGCGGAGCAGCAGGCACAAGCCGATGGCTGGACGCCGGCCAGCTACCTCTATGTCCTGGCGGAACAGGAACACCAGCAGCGGCATCAGGCGCGGCTGCGGCGGCTGTTGCATGAGGCGCAGCTGCCGGTCCCCAAAACCCTGGCCGAGTTCGACTGGGGCGCCATCCCCGATCTGGACCGACACCAGATTGAGCAACTGGCCCACGACACCGGCTGGGTGGACCGCTCTGAAAACCTGCTGCTGTTTGGCCCCAGTGGCGTGGGTAAAACCCACCTGGCAGCGGGCATCTGCCGCAGCCTGATCGCCCTGGATCGCTCCGCACGGTTTTTCACGGCCACGACGCTGGTGCAGGAGCTGCAGCGGGCCAAGGCTGACTACGCCCTGGCCAAGGCGCTCAACAAGCTCGATCGCTATGCCCTGCTCGTCATTGACGACATCGGTTATGTCCGCAAGGACGAGGCCGAGACCTCGGTGCTGTTCGAGCTGGTGATGCACCGCTACGAGCGCCGCTCCCTGCTGGTGACCAGCAACCAGCCGTTCAGCGAGTGGGAGAACGTGTTCTCCACCAGCGCCATGACCGTCGCGGCGGTGGACCGGCTGGTGGACCACAGCACCCTGATCCAGATCAACGGCGAGAGCTACCGCCGCCGGCGGGCACGGCGTGTAGGCGGCGCTGCCAACCGCTGA
- a CDS encoding DDE-type integrase/transposase/recombinase: MFPGRGGDAHALPALLQGQQRSQWRSGGWFEQDFRPTAPNRCWAGDITDIRTTAGWRYLAVWIDLFSRRVVGWSLAQRMDPVLVIESLNQALGDALAAVPRRSQC, from the coding sequence ATCTTTCCTGGCAGAGGGGGGGACGCGCACGCTCTTCCGGCACTGCTCCAGGGCCAGCAGAGGAGCCAGTGGCGTAGTGGGGGCTGGTTTGAGCAGGACTTCCGGCCGACAGCCCCGAACCGCTGCTGGGCAGGCGACATCACTGATATCCGCACCACGGCCGGCTGGCGGTATCTAGCCGTCTGGATCGATCTGTTCAGCCGCCGTGTGGTCGGCTGGTCGCTGGCTCAGCGGATGGATCCTGTCCTGGTGATCGAGTCCCTCAACCAGGCCCTCGGCGACGCCCTTGCGGCAGTACCGAGAAGAAGTCAGTGTTAA